The nucleotide sequence GAAATTCAATGTATTTTGAAAAGCTATTGGATCAAATATCTGACCTCAATATATCCGGCACCATAAAAAATATTGTCAGCATATCAAAGGAACATTGTAATACTTTAAAGGCCATATATATGGAGCTGACAAGCAAAAGCTATAGCTGTTCACAAGGAGACGTTCATATCGACGGCAGCATCAAGAAGGCCCTTATGTGGGCACTCCTTGATACTTTTGAAATAGTGAAAATATACCATTCCCTTCTTGAGAATTTAACAGCACCAAAACACAGGGCTTTTGTTCTGAAGATGATAAACGATGAAGTAACTGCTGTGACAGAACTGAATGCTTTACTGGTGGAAAAGTAGGTCCTATGAAGCTACTTTTTTAGCGTTCTAAGTTTTTGAAGTAATTCTTTATACCCCTTATCCAGCGCTGCTACATCATCTTTTTTAGATGGCATACTGAGTCTACCCAGAATTTCTGCCAGTCTATTTTCTATGATCATTGTGGTCGCTGCATCAACTTCATTATCCTCCTTCTTTTCCCCTTGCTCTTTTTTATTTAGGTATTCTTGGAGGGTGCCATCAAAATTAATAATTTTATTATTTTCAATGGCCAGAATATGGTTGGCAACATTATTGACGAACCTTCTGTCATGAGAAACAAAAATTATTGTGTACCATATCCCCTGAGGGCTTCTTCTACTGCCTCCAAAGAGTAGATATCCAGGTAATTGGTGGGTTCATCCAGTATAAGTACATTAAAGTCACCTACCATTATCTTGGCTAGAGCCCCCTTAACTCTTTCTCCCCCACTCAGTAATTCTACTTTTTTGTTTAAATCTTCCCTCCTAAACAGCAGTCTGGCCTCGGAGTTTCCCATTCTGGCAGGCGCCTTTCTCATGGTCCTAACTTTTTCTTTTGTTTCACCAATAACCTCCTTAATGGAAAGGACAATATCAACCTTATTGT is from Clostridium thermarum and encodes:
- a CDS encoding ATP-binding cassette domain-containing protein, with product MVLSIKEVIGETKEKVRTMRKAPARMGNSEARLLFRREDLNKKVELLSGGERVKGALAKIMVGDFNVLILDEPTNYLDIYSLEAVEEALRGYGTQ